Part of the Triticum urartu cultivar G1812 chromosome 2, Tu2.1, whole genome shotgun sequence genome, GGCGGGGGTAACAAGCCTCATAGGCTCTGCAGTAGTATTATTTGATGTccctttgttatttactttgcttaGTTGTTTTTGTTTATTGTAGTTTACTTTCCTGCATTACTTACACAACAAAAATAATTTTATTTCAACATGTAGTCAATTTAATTTATTTAGCAGTAACGGAAAGCCAATCCAAAAATATGGTGGTAAGTGATCTTGAATTTATTGTCGTTCTGCAAAGTGGAGGTGAAACATTAGAAGACAATTTGTATAGGATGAAAGATTTTGCAAGCTAGATCTGAACAAAAATGATCAACAAGTGCTCTTCTCAGGAAGTTTTATATGTTTGACTGGTTTAAATATATATTGAATTACAGGTCACTATAATATGAGTTGTGACATGTTTTCCTTTTGCTTACTAGCTGCAGCTATTTGGCGTCTGATTTATCTTAAGCTGTTGTAAGAATTGAAAACTTTGCAATAAATATAATGCACATGCAAGGGTGTTTCTCCTTCCACAAAAAGAAGAAGTAAAATAGTAACGTTTAGAGTGTGTTTGGGCACACAGATCGACTCGCCTATTTATAGGAGTAAAGAGATTTGGCATGAAAACATGTTCATAATGTTAGTTATATGTTTTTCATTACTGGTATATCTCTACTACTTAAAAAGAATATAAGATTCCATCTTCCATCTTTTTTTCACCACCCCTTCGTCCAACCTTTTCCGTATGATAAATTGATAATCAATCACCGTAATTTGCTTAGCTTCTGAACCAATTCCATTTTAATTTACATACTTATAAGATAAATCACGAACATGATTAGATAAACATTTATTTACACCAACATATTAATATGGGCAGGTAAATCAGTAGAATGTTTATATCTTGTTACAACACACGGACATTGTGCTAGTATGTGTAAAAACTCAATGTTCATAAGTGCATGTTTGAGATTTTGGTATAAATGGTGTTTTTTATTCACTCACAATGAACACATTCTCAGCCTCTGCATGATTAGGATGACATCAACACTGCACACACACAGAGGGTCGTGCCTCCAAATAGCAAAATCATGAAGACTGGAATTATGACTAAGTGGAGCGAAAAGAAACGGAACCCTGGAACGATCATGGGCAAGTTAGAGACCATGCTAGGGCCTAAAATGTCATCTATTAATACCTTTGAAACTGTGAAAGTAATATTTTTTGGAAACACATTTCAACGTCCATGCGTTGTTATTAATGCTAGCTAGGTCGATTCATTGCCAACTGCAACTGCCCTAGGCGGGCAATGCTACACCTACGAATGGTTTAACGTAATCGTTACGTAATTAGACAGCTGGCAGGTTATGACTGGGTTAGAGAGAAGGCGGGCCCCACCTCAtttaaaatcaggggggagagAAGTATTGATATGGAAGGTTACGTAAGAGATTTACGTTAGTCTTCGTATAGGTATAGGATTATCGGCCCTAGGCTATGCGTCTCAACTATTACAACGCACGGAGCCCTTCAAACTCAAATCACCAAATCTGCGGCTCGTATATGTCTGATTCGATCTAATGGTACGTATAGCATCCATCATGTCTTGCAGAAGTAGCCGAAGGGCACACTGGGAGTGGAGAACTCCGCGGAGAGAATCTTGGCCGCGACGACGGCGTTCGCGGCGTCGGTGTAGTGCACTCCGTCCCAGCTGACGAACTTGGCGCCGTCCTCGCACACCCGGTAGCCGGGGTCGAGGCAGCTCACGTTGACGTTGTAGTTGTAAGGCGGCCCGCCGTAGCCGCAGCACGCCATCAGCGGCTCCTCAAACCCTGAAACATCAGCGGCCCCGTAAGcaaaaccaaaaacaaaaaacagaGTATGCATGCAGTGTCTCCAGGTTGATCGATGGACTGCTCAACGATCGACTCACCGTAGCCGCTGTGGTTGGCGATGAGGTCGTACTTGATGGACAGGACGTCGGTGTACACGATGGTGGCGCCCTTGAGCTGCGACGTGAGCTTGTGGCAGACGGAGCTGAGCTGGTTGTTCAACTCGTGGGAAGCGTTGTTGAGCGTTCTGAGGCAGCCGCTGTCGTCGAGATCGCCATCGGCGTCGTTCCTGAGCTCGGCGAGCTTCTGCGGCAGGCAGCCTAGCGGACCGGTGCCATGGACCCAGAAGTTCTTGGCTCCATCGTAGAACAGAGTCTGCACGCCATGAACAGACAGCAAGTAGGGTTAGGGTTCTGCACCAGGCAAAAGAAGAGATTGAGCGTTACGATTTGGCGGTTAATCGATTTGCAGTACCACGATAGCATCCTGTATCTCAGATAGCATGGACGGGATCCTGTGATGGACCACGTGATCGTAGGTCAGCCCGATGGAGAAGGCGGCGGAGAGGTCGTTCTGCCCTATGTCGATGAGGTACAGCGCGTTCCGGAAACCCTCCGCGTCCACCGGTGCCTTCTCGCCTGCAGACCAGCTAGCATTAGATCTGTCAGTAGATGATCATCCCTTCTGTGCTGACTAGTACTAGTACTGAAGAAGTATGGGCTAGGAGTCGAGAACCATGGGCGATGAGCTGGAGGGAGCGCTGCTTGAAGTGGGTGAACTGCTGCACCTGGACGTGGAGAGCAAAGGGCCTGTCACGCGGCAGGGTGCCCGAGCCGGCGATGGCGAAGTTGGCGCCGTCGCCGAAGTCGGAGCCCAGCGCCTCCATGTACGGGCTGAGGTAGCTCATGTTCAGGCTCTCACCTGCACGCACGAGGGACGCGCAGTAATCATCAAAGGCACTACTAGTAGAATATTAAGCGGTAGAGAGCACAAGTCCGGCCACTAGCTATGCCAAAGCCTGTGGTGACGAACTATGGGGTGTGCTGTCAGCCTGTCACGAGCTGATGCTCTTTGAGACAACACGGCCGGCCGGACTCGTGCAGAGTGCTTCTTTGAAAGCTCAAGGCACTCACACCACCACCAAGCCATATGAGCCAGGATTGATTTGGGTGGGAAGTGGGAACCCGATCGGCCGGCACGCACTTGTTACTTCCTTGAGATGACTGTGCATGCATGCGCGCTTGTCTGACGAGGCCAAGAGAAAATATCGTCTAGCGCGATGGGATATGCTTTGCCGACCAAAAGACCAAGAAGTCTTAGTATTGAAAACTTAGAAATTAAAAATAAATGCCTTATGAGCAAATGGTTTTATAGGTTACAGACAGAGTCGGAGGGCACGTGGGCACAAATTCTATGCAATAAGTATTTACAGTCGAAAACGCTCACCCAAGTTACCATGAGACCAACTGACTTGCCATTTTAGAAGGGACTTATAAGAACGAAGGACTTGTTCTTTCGTAGGGTCAAATTCTTGATTGGCAATGGGATGTCAACAAGATTTTGGGAGGATACGTGATTAGGAGAGACGCCCCTGGCCGTACAATATCCCACCCTTTATAACATTGTGCAACGTAAGGAGGATTACATAGGCACAGTTTTCCAAACGACTCCCTTA contains:
- the LOC125539577 gene encoding GDSL esterase/lipase At1g09390-like — encoded protein: MAAASARALAAAVSALLAAAVLLASPSPVAAEEGCTRRPVVFAFGDSNTDTGGTAAALGSYLPLPEGRTHFRRSTGRLCDGRLVIDYLCESLNMSYLSPYMEALGSDFGDGANFAIAGSGTLPRDRPFALHVQVQQFTHFKQRSLQLIAHGEKAPVDAEGFRNALYLIDIGQNDLSAAFSIGLTYDHVVHHRIPSMLSEIQDAIVTLFYDGAKNFWVHGTGPLGCLPQKLAELRNDADGDLDDSGCLRTLNNASHELNNQLSSVCHKLTSQLKGATIVYTDVLSIKYDLIANHSGYGFEEPLMACCGYGGPPYNYNVNVSCLDPGYRVCEDGAKFVSWDGVHYTDAANAVVAAKILSAEFSTPSVPFGYFCKT